A stretch of the Uranotaenia lowii strain MFRU-FL chromosome 3, ASM2978415v1, whole genome shotgun sequence genome encodes the following:
- the LOC129757552 gene encoding uncharacterized protein LOC129757552, with amino-acid sequence MNFNLLTKLFAFSTLFCIQSSVALECFQCDSIETCNENRPAVTCNDENVSKTAAMAETIFPGIYNNITDPVYWCIHARVVKTSTGSSEQVHDVKGCIKEQWMGFCNNEPATDIKLEECWSCYTDQCNGSRRSAIDQTSAFLIVFGGLITTLLMKR; translated from the exons ATGAATTTCAATCTGTTGACCAAGCTTTTTGCGTTCTCAACACTTTTTTGCATCCAATCTTCGGTAGCTCTCGAATGCTTCCAATGTGACAGTATTGAAACGTGCAATGAAAACCGCCCTGCAGTAACTTGTAACGATGAGAATGTCAGTAAAACAGCCGCTATGGCCGAGACGATTTTCCCAGGAATTTATAACAACATTACCGATCCCGTTTACTGGTGTATCCATGCCCGCGTAGTTAAAACTT CAACCGGAAGCTCGGAACAAGTCCACGACGTGAAAGGATGCATAAAGGAACAATGGATGGGCTTTTGCAACAACGAACCAGCTACAGATATTAAACTGGAGGAATGCTGGAGTTGCTATACTGATCAGTGCAACGGTTCTCGAAGAAGTGCTATCGATCAAACCAGTGCCTTTCTGATTGTTTTTGGAGGACTGATTACCACACTACTGATGAAACggtga